From one Callithrix jacchus isolate 240 chromosome 2, calJac240_pri, whole genome shotgun sequence genomic stretch:
- the LHFPL2 gene encoding LHFPL tetraspan subfamily member 2 protein isoform X2: protein MCHVIVTCRSMLWTLLSIVVAFAELIAFMSADWLIGKARSRGGGVEPAGPGGGSPEPYHPTLGIYARCIRNPGVQHFQRDTLCGPYAESFGEIASGFWQATAIFLAVGIFILCMVALVSVFTMCVQSIMKKSIFNVCGLLQGIAACFPLQCNSLRNSDEHESHLQQALDAKKNVSSLSSG, encoded by the exons ATGTGTCATGTCATTGTCACCTGTCGCTCGATGCTCTGGACCCTGCTGAGTATTGTGGTGGCTTTTGCCGAGCTCATTGCCTTCATGAGCGCAGACTGGCTGATCGGGAAAGCTAGGAGCCGCGGCGGTGGCGTGGAGCCGGCAGGCCCTGGGGGAGGCTCCCCTGAGCCCTACCACCCCACCCTGGGCATCTACGCCCGCTGCATCCGGAACCCAGGGGTGCAGCACTTCCAGCGGGACACGCTGTGCGGGCCCTACGCTGAGAGCTTCGGCGAGATCGCCAGCGGCTTCTGGCAGGCCACAGCTATTTTCCTGGCGGTGGGAATCTTCATTCTCTGCATGGTGGCCTTGGTGTCCGTCTTCACCATGTGTGTGCAGAGCATCATGAAGAAAAGCATCTTCAATGTCTGTGGGCTGTTGCAAGGAATTGCAG CATGCTTTCCACTTCAGTGCAATTCCCTGAGGAATTCGGATGAGCATGAGTCCCACCTGCAGCAAGCACTGGATGCTAAGAAGAAT